The following are encoded together in the Malaya genurostris strain Urasoe2022 chromosome 3, Malgen_1.1, whole genome shotgun sequence genome:
- the LOC131434602 gene encoding cuticle protein 19-like, translating to MFKIIVLVACLAAVASAQFGGEHDDHYHSHPKYKYEYGVKDHHTHDHKSQWEQRDGDHVKGQYTLDEADGTHRIVDYSSDHKTGFQPHVQRKGHAHHPHGESYANIEQHY from the coding sequence ATCATCGTCCTGGTTGCCTGTTTGGCTGCTGTTGCCTCGGCTCAGTTCGGAGGAGAGCACGATGACCATTACCATTCGCATCCGAAGTACAAGTACGAATACGGCGTCAAGGACCATCACACCCATGACCACAAGAGCCAGTGGGAGCAGCGCGATGGGGACCACGTCAAGGGACAGTACACTCTGGATGAAGCCGACGGAACCCACCGGATCGTGGACTACAGCTCGGATCACAAAACCGGATTCCAACCTCATGTCCAGCGCAAAGGACATGCCCATCATCCACACGGGGAGAGTTATGCCAATATCGAACAGCATTACTGA